The segment ATCAGAAGCCAAGTGAGCATCAGAGCCTATCCAGAGCCCTGGGCCTTTCTGCTCCCCCGGAATCCCCATGGATGCCCTGCCCTGAAGCCCATCCCAATGGATTTCTCTGTAAGCCTCAAGGGTGCCCAGGTCCTTCCAGTAACCCTCTTGGCAATGTCCAACAATCCTTTTCCCTGATTCCCAAAGCCTTATATAAAGCCTGTGGACCTCCCAAGGCCTGTCTGGAGGAATCATGGAAAGTATTTCCGGCTCCATGACCTGGACTCCCAGGAAATCACATCTCATGACTTCATCATTCAGCTCATTGCCAAACATGTCCAGAAAGGCAACTACTTCCCCCTTCTGATCCAAACACACAGATCTCTTGGGACTAAGCTGGTGATTTTCCTGGAGCAACAATGTGACAAGCCCCCCGCTTTGCTCATGGCGCTCCACAAGTTCCCTCAATGGCAAGGGCCTGAAGGTATCGGCATTTACCACCAAGAAAGGAGAGTCCCGCAGGTCAGACTCCAACTTTTTGATGGCGCCTGCTGTACCCAGAAGCTTGGGCTCCAAGGAGTATCTTACATGAACTCCAAGATTTGATCCGTCTTTGAGGTGCTGGACTATCTGCCAAGGCATGTGATGTAAATTTACGAAGAACTCCTTGATCCCTTGATCCCTCAACAGCCTGATGTTGATCTCTATTATGGGCACGCCGAATACGGGCAAGAGTGGCTTAGGAATGAAACTGGTAATGGGCCTGAGCCTAGTGCCCAAACCCGCAGCCAGGATGAGCGCTTTCATTATGATCTCCCAGGGAAATGCCCTTTTGGCTTATATCCCATGGAGGGGGAAATGGCAACTGAAAGAAGATCTTGATTGCACTTGACAGGGTTCAAGCCTTCCAAGTAGATTCTTGACCAACCGGAAAGCCTGGCCTCAAGCGATTTTTCTGGGGACACTTCCTCCTGCGGCACGAGTTGACGCTGTTCCACCAGTTGTGAACCCTGAATTGGACCTCCTGATGAGCTGGCTGTATCCGTGGGTTGAGAGTTCATGGTGGATCCTCTGTGAGGATGCACTCATGTGAGGATGCACTCACCCATCCAAATGTGTGCTGTACCTCCCCTTGTGGGGGAGAGATCAACCCAGATTTCAGGGAGGTGGACCATGAAAAGGGCAGGAGGCTTGCCAAGCTGGATTGTTGGTGCGGCCGCAGCGGTTTTCTTCACTTTTCTTCCATGGGCTGGCCTGGCACAACAAGCACAGCCCATAGTGCTCGGAGCCCCCTTGGCTACGGCCTTTCTTTACGGATGGGATTCGGAAAGGGCCTTGAGGCTGGCCGTGGAGGAGATCAATGCCGCAGGTGGGGTGAACGTGGCAGGCCAAAAGCGTCCTTTTCATCTGGAGGTCATAGACACTCGTGACTTGGAGCCGGCTGTCCCGGTGAGCGAAGCACTCTTGGCGGTTGAGAAATTGATCCTGGAAAAAAAGGCCGACTTCATCGTTGGGGGGCCGGTCAGATCAGAAGCAGCGCTGGCTGCCATGGATCTGCTCTCCAAACACAAGAAGATCTCCATACTGAGCACCGGAGCCCTCACTCCCAAGTACCACGAGCGGGTGGCCGAGGAATACGATAAGTTCAAGTACTGTTTCAGAATCTCAGGGGAGTCCAAATGGCTTGTAAACGAAATCATAACCTGTCTCATGGACATCAAGTCCAGGTTCAACCTGGAGAGGATGTTCATAATGGTCCAGGATGTGGCCCACGCCAGGGCCGGGGGGGACATAATAGAAAAACTGGCGGGCCAAAAGGGCTGGCAGGTGACGGGAAAAGAAGTATACCCTACAGGCACTACGGACTACTCCATGGGTCTGTTGGCAGCTCGTAGGACCAAGGCCCAGGTGCTGCTCATCTGGATGGACATGCCCGAGACCTCCATTCTTCTCAAACAGTGGTATGACATGAAGGTCCCGGCGCTGCCCTTTGGCTCCATCATAGCAGCCGCCGAGCAGCCAGGTTTTTGGAAAGCCACCGAAGGCAAAGGAGAGTTCTGCCTGGCCAATGTGGTCAATGCCGGCAATGCCCCCTCCCAAGCCACCCAATGGACCATGAAGTTCTACGAAGCCTATACCAAACGCTGGGGGGTGGAGCCTGAGGGCTACGGCACCTCCAGCAGTTACATGGTTCCCTATGTGTTAAAGGACGCCATCGAAAGGGCAGGATCTCTTGATCCCGACAAGATGGTTGCGGCCCTGGAGAAAACAGACCTCATGGGAGTATATGGCCGGATAAAGTTCGATCCCAAGAACCATCAGATCATCCCCAGCATGGATCCCCAGGAGGGAGCTGTGGGAACCATCTTTCAATGGCAGGCGGGCAAAAGGGTGGTGGTCTTCCCGCAAAAGATAGCAATGGGCCAAATCCAGCTGCCTCCATGGATGAAATGATGGCTTGCGGAAGGGTTTGCATGCTCCTGCTGGTCCAGCCCGGGCCCTGGGCAGTTTTCTGGCTCCATCCCAAGGGCCCGCTGGCTTGGATCCGGATCTGAGGGGAAAAGCAGGGGGGTACAAGGGGCTCATGGACATCATCATCTACGGGGTTGTAAACAGTGTTTCTCTGGCCTTGATGGCCCTGGGTTTCACCCTGGTTTATGGAATAAGCAGACTTCCCAACTTTGCCCATGGGGCCCTTTACATCTTGGCCGGATATCTGACCTGGATCAGCATTAGATCTCTTAACCTGGGCTATTTTATCTCTGTGCTTATAAGCTTGGGGGTGGTAACTGCCTTTGGAATGGCCATGTACAGATTCTTTTTGATCCGCATAAGGGGCATGCCCATTTCTGAGATAATTGCCTCTTATGCCATGGGGCTCTTCATACTGGAGGGACTCAGGTGGAAGGGGCTCAAAGGCATGACCTTTACACTGCCGGTGGTGGTTCCTGGAAGTGTGGACATATTGGATGTGCCGGTGGATTACCAGAGGCTCTTGGTGGTGGTAGTCGGATCCTTAGTGGTTTTAGGGCTTTGGGCCTTTACCAGGTTTACTAAAGTGGGGCTGGCTTTGAGAGGCATAGCCCAGGACGAACAGGCTGCCATGATGTTGGGAATCGATTCGGATACCATGGCCACCATAGCCACTGGCTTGGGATCCGCACTGGCTGCCCTGGCCGCCATAGTCCTGCTGCCTCTGGGCAACATAGTAGTGGAGACTGGCTATCAGGTATTGATCTTTGCAGTTGCTGTGTGCATTGTGGGCGGGCTTGGGAGCTGGGGTGGAGCAATCGTGGCCTCATTTCTCATAGGTTTTGCTCAGATCTTGACCGTGGCTTACGTGCAATCCCATTTCCAGGTGGTGGTGGCCCTTCTGGCCATAATAATCACCCTGATCATCAGGCCCTCGGGGCTGTTCGGAAAACAGAAACAACTGGAGGAAAGGGTGTGAGCCAGGCTAAAGGGGAAGTGGATACACAGCGCCGCAAAGAGAGAATAGACAGAGGAATTAAAGTAAGGACTGAGTCCATCTATGCAGTGAGTTCCTGGGAGGAGGCCACGTACCTGGTGGCACCCCGGCTGATTTTGATCTTTGGACTTCTTCTGCTGCCTTTGCTGATTCAGAATCCTTACTGGCACAGGGTGATCACTGTAGTGGGAGTGTACGGCCTCTTGGCCATGAGTTTCGATTTTTTGGCCCATTTTGTGGGTCTGGTCTCTCTGGGAGGGGCCCTCGCCATAGGGGCCGGAGGGTATGTTTCCGCCCTGGCCAACAAGTTTCTGGGACTTCCACCCTTGGCTTCCATTCCTTTGGCTTCTTTGGCTGGAGGCCTGCTTTGCACCCTCTTGCTGCTGCCCTGCCTTCCCCTGCGGGGAATCTACTTCGCAATAGTCACCCTCATGTACCCTCTGGTGCTTTCAAGGCTCATAGAGGCACTGAACATTCTGGGAGGCACTGACGGAATCCCAGGAGTGGCCGGTTTTGGCAATGCTTGGGTGGAGTCGTACGGCATCCTGGTGATGCTGTTGGTTTGGCTTTTCGGTCTTAGAAGGCTGGCCAATGAAGACTTGGGTCTGATTCTCAGGGGAGTCAAGGATAATGACCAGGCGGTCAGGGCTTCTGGAATAAACGTTACCAAGTATAAGGCCGTGGCGGTCTTCATAGCTTCTACCATGGGCTGTTTGGGCGGAGCTTACTTGGTTCATCTGTACATGTGGGCTGGCATCTCCCTTTTTGCCATGGACTTCTCGGTCTTGCCCATAGCGGCATCGGTCATAGGCGGTGGGGGTACCCTTGTGGGACCCCTCATTGGTAGCCTCATACTGGTGCCGGTCTCGGAGTTGCTGCGGGAGTTCGGGACCCTCAGGATAG is part of the bacterium genome and harbors:
- a CDS encoding NDP-sugar synthase is translated as MKALILAAGLGTRLRPITSFIPKPLLPVFGVPIIEINIRLLRDQGIKEFFVNLHHMPWQIVQHLKDGSNLGVHVRYSLEPKLLGTAGAIKKLESDLRDSPFLVVNADTFRPLPLRELVERHEQSGGLVTLLLQENHQLSPKRSVCLDQKGEVVAFLDMFGNELNDEVMRCDFLGVQVMEPEILSMIPPDRPWEVHRLYIRLWESGKRIVGHCQEGYWKDLGTLEAYREIHWDGLQGRASMGIPGEQKGPGLWIGSDAHLASDVRLIAPVFVDSLARIESGACVGPFAVVGRGCWIGSGAWVRESILWEEARVEPGAVVCRRLVASGFNHSL
- a CDS encoding ABC transporter substrate-binding protein, encoding MKRAGGLPSWIVGAAAAVFFTFLPWAGLAQQAQPIVLGAPLATAFLYGWDSERALRLAVEEINAAGGVNVAGQKRPFHLEVIDTRDLEPAVPVSEALLAVEKLILEKKADFIVGGPVRSEAALAAMDLLSKHKKISILSTGALTPKYHERVAEEYDKFKYCFRISGESKWLVNEIITCLMDIKSRFNLERMFIMVQDVAHARAGGDIIEKLAGQKGWQVTGKEVYPTGTTDYSMGLLAARRTKAQVLLIWMDMPETSILLKQWYDMKVPALPFGSIIAAAEQPGFWKATEGKGEFCLANVVNAGNAPSQATQWTMKFYEAYTKRWGVEPEGYGTSSSYMVPYVLKDAIERAGSLDPDKMVAALEKTDLMGVYGRIKFDPKNHQIIPSMDPQEGAVGTIFQWQAGKRVVVFPQKIAMGQIQLPPWMK
- a CDS encoding branched-chain amino acid ABC transporter permease, which codes for MRKGLHAPAGPARALGSFLAPSQGPAGLDPDLRGKAGGYKGLMDIIIYGVVNSVSLALMALGFTLVYGISRLPNFAHGALYILAGYLTWISIRSLNLGYFISVLISLGVVTAFGMAMYRFFLIRIRGMPISEIIASYAMGLFILEGLRWKGLKGMTFTLPVVVPGSVDILDVPVDYQRLLVVVVGSLVVLGLWAFTRFTKVGLALRGIAQDEQAAMMLGIDSDTMATIATGLGSALAALAAIVLLPLGNIVVETGYQVLIFAVAVCIVGGLGSWGGAIVASFLIGFAQILTVAYVQSHFQVVVALLAIIITLIIRPSGLFGKQKQLEERV
- a CDS encoding branched-chain amino acid ABC transporter permease; translated protein: MSQAKGEVDTQRRKERIDRGIKVRTESIYAVSSWEEATYLVAPRLILIFGLLLLPLLIQNPYWHRVITVVGVYGLLAMSFDFLAHFVGLVSLGGALAIGAGGYVSALANKFLGLPPLASIPLASLAGGLLCTLLLLPCLPLRGIYFAIVTLMYPLVLSRLIEALNILGGTDGIPGVAGFGNAWVESYGILVMLLVWLFGLRRLANEDLGLILRGVKDNDQAVRASGINVTKYKAVAVFIASTMGCLGGAYLVHLYMWAGISLFAMDFSVLPIAASVIGGGGTLVGPLIGSLILVPVSELLREFGTLRIAFYALILMAFIVLRSEGLMVWAQRKYHQFERWVKI